The Antennarius striatus isolate MH-2024 chromosome 20, ASM4005453v1, whole genome shotgun sequence genome includes a region encoding these proteins:
- the LOC137614119 gene encoding carbonic anhydrase 1-like, with amino-acid sequence MSWGYAANNGPDKWADNFPVANGPRQSPIDIVPGAASYDAGLKPLSLKYDPSTCMDILNNGHSFQVTFKDDSNLSTLTNGPITGVYRLKQFHFHWGASDGRGSEHTVAGTMFPAELHLVHWNTQYSSFGDAASKPDGLAVVGVFLKIGEKNPNLQKLLDAFGSIKCKGKQCSFPGFDPATLLPGSLDYWTYDGSLTTPPLLESVTWIVCKEPISVSSEQMAKFRSLLFSGEGEPECCMVDNYRPPQPVKNRTVRASFK; translated from the exons ATGTCTTGGGGATACGCAGCAAACAACG gacCCGACAAATGGGCTGACAACTTCCCAGTCGCCAACGGACCCCGCCAGTCTCCCATTGACATCGTGCCTGGTGCTGCATCTTACGACGCGGGGCTGAAGCCGCTCAGCCTGAAGTACGACCCCTCCACCTGCATGGACATTCTCAACAACGGACATTCCTTCCAAGTGACCTTCAAAGACGACTCCAACCTCTCAA CTCTGACAAACGGACCAATCACAGGCGTCTACAGGCTCAAGCAGTTCCATTTCCACTGGGGAGCATCTGATGGCAGGGGGTCTGAACACACTGTGGCTGGGACCATGTTCCCTGctgag CTCCATCTGGTGCACTGGAACACCCAATACTCCAGCTTTGGTGATGCTGCCTCCAAGCCAGATGGGCTCGCCGTTGTTGGAGTTTTCCTGAAG ATTGGAGAGAAAAATCCTAATCTCCAGAAGCTTCTGGATGCTTTTGGTTCCATCAAATGCAAA GGCAAACAGTGCTCATTCCCTGGATTCGACCCCGCGACCTTGCTCCCTGGCAGCCTGGACTACTGGACCTATGACGGCTCTCTGACCACGCCCCCTCTGCTGGAGAGCGTCACCTGGATTGTCTGCAAAGAGCCAATCAGCGTCAGCTCTGAGCAG ATGGCCAAATTCCGCAGCCTGCTCTTCTCCGGGGAGGGGGAGCCCGAATGCTGCATGGTGGACAACTACCGTCCCCCCCAGCCAGTCAAGAACCGCACCGTCCGTGCTTCCTTCAAGTGA
- the LOC137614120 gene encoding ribosomal biogenesis factor-like isoform X1, with protein MGKNKQKGKKHKNVFQVAKKPMKHKHKAKPVTTALKHINAAKNEKVESLNQMFTEVQRDVKSVSKSVAPEPKKQSQVQVVREPPKESVNVDNAAQLFSQL; from the exons ATGGGCAAGAATAAacagaaagggaaaaaacacaagaatgtCTTCCAAGTTGCAAAGAAACCCATGAAACACAAGCACAAAGCGAAGCCCGTCACAACAGCACTGAAACAC ATCAACGCAGCAAAAAATGAGAAGGTGGAGAGCCTCAATCAGATGTTCACAGAAGTCCAGAGGGACGTGAAGAGCGTTTCAAAATCGGTTGCTCCTGAGCCGAAGAAGCAAAGCCAGGTACAG GTTGTCAGGGAGCCTCCTAAGGAATCGGTAAATGTCGACAATGCTGCTCAACTCTTCTCTCAGCTATAA
- the LOC137614120 gene encoding ribosomal biogenesis factor-like isoform X2, whose product MGKNKQKGKKHKNVFQVAKKPMKHKHKAKPVTTALKHINAAKNEKVESLNQMFTEVQRDVKSVSKSVAPEPKKQSQVVREPPKESVNVDNAAQLFSQL is encoded by the exons ATGGGCAAGAATAAacagaaagggaaaaaacacaagaatgtCTTCCAAGTTGCAAAGAAACCCATGAAACACAAGCACAAAGCGAAGCCCGTCACAACAGCACTGAAACAC ATCAACGCAGCAAAAAATGAGAAGGTGGAGAGCCTCAATCAGATGTTCACAGAAGTCCAGAGGGACGTGAAGAGCGTTTCAAAATCGGTTGCTCCTGAGCCGAAGAAGCAAAGCCAG GTTGTCAGGGAGCCTCCTAAGGAATCGGTAAATGTCGACAATGCTGCTCAACTCTTCTCTCAGCTATAA